GGCGCATGCTAGGCTTGCCAGCACGTACAACAGAGGAGGGGGTTGCATCTCTCATTATGGCTGTTCGCAAGCTGGGGCAGGCGGTAGGCATTCCAGCTTCCTTCGCCGAGCTCGGCATCGATCCGGTGTTGTTTGAAAGTCGGGTAGAAGAGCTGGCGGACCGTGCCTTTGAAGATCAGTGCACGACAGCTAACCCAAGAATGCCTCTTGTTACTGAGCTCGCAGAGGTGTACCGCAACGCATTCTACGGCAAGTTCGAGTAACACGTAATGACCCATTAACAATTCCTGTTGAATCCATTAGGGGCTGTCTTCGCTTAGCGTTCTGCTGCGGAGCAGCCCCTCATCCTTGAACTTGAAGTCGACTCGGCTTCTTGACTATAGCTAGGGGGGCAAAAATTGCCGAATTGCAAATGATATAGGAAGGAGCACCTGATATGTTGACGGGTATTATACTGGCAGGTGGGGATAGCGAACGAATGAATGGGACAAACAAAAGTCTGCTTACCTTAGATGATGAGATGCTGGTCCAGCGGCAAATTCGATTGATGAAGCAGATTTGCGAGGAAATTATTATAGTAACGAACGAGCCGCGTCCTTATTTACAGCGGTTGGACGGGACGATCCGAATTATCACCGATTATGTGACAGGCATAGGGCCACTGGGTGGAATGTTCTCCGGCTTATCGCTGGCGCAGAAGGACCATGCATGGGTAATCGGCTGCGACATGCCGTTTATTTCGGCCAAGGCAGCCAGGCTTATGCTGGCACACAAGCAGCAGCATGGCTATGAGGTTGTATTTCCTTGCATTCAGCAGGTGGTTCACCCGCTTCACGCGATTTATGATCGCTCCTGTGTAAAGGCGATTGAGCGGATGCTGCACCACCATGATTATGCGCTGACTAAGCTGCATCGATACTTGAATTGGGATGTACTTTTAGAACGAACGTTCGTTCATCACGATATTGAGAGCTCGTTTCTTTATGAGATCAAGACGCAAGAGGATTACTTAACAGCCGTTGAGCTACTCGAGCTGAGGTGTCCTGGCGCATGAGTGTGACACCTTCAATTAGCCTACGCCAAACAACCCTCAGGCTAAGTCTGAGGGTTGTTTGGCAGCGGCAGGTGCCGAAACTTTTAAGTAGAAGAAGGGCTTGGAGTCAGGAGTCTTTCTTTAAAAGAACGAAACAAGCTGCTCCTTAATCGCGTCGTTCGTACCCGCCACAACCTTCTGGAACTGCGGCTTGTCGAACAGCGCCTGAATCTGCTCCGGATACGTCTGGCTGATGCTGCGCAGACGGATCGCCTCGTCGAACTTGGCTGGATGTGCGGTAGACAGCGTCACCGTCACTTCCCCCTCGGCCGTCAGCTTGTCCGAAGCGGCGATACCGCATGCGGTATGCGGATCGAGCAAGTAGTCGTGCTGCTTGTAGTACTCGCTGATCGTATCGAGACATTCCTCGTTCTCGACGCTGTAGGCGGCGAAGTCAGCCTGCACCTGCTTCAGCACGTCACCTGTGACCGTGAGGCTGCCCTCGGACTTGAAGCGGGCCATCAGCGAGGCGACAGCGTCAGCGTCGCCGTTATTCAAGTAGTACAAGTAACGCTCGAAGTTGCTCGCCACCTGAATGTCCATCGACGGGCTGTGCGTGCCGCGGAACTCGCCTGGCTGGTATAAGCCTTCGTTCACGAAGCGTGCGAGGATGTTGTTCTCGTTCGTCGCCACGATCAGCTTATGAATCGGCAAGCCCATCTGCTTGGCCATGTAGCCTGCGAAGATGTCGCCGAAGTTGCCAGTCGGCACGCTGAAGCTGACAGCGCCTTGCTGCCCTTGCTCGGCCAGACGGAAGTACGCGTAGAAGTAATAGACGATCTGAGCGAGAATACGGGCGATGTTGATCGAATTGATCGCTCTCAGATGGTATTGATGCTTGAAGTCGACGTCTGCGAACAGCTCCTTAATAATGCGCTGGCAGTCGTCGAACGTGCCCTCGACCGACAGGTTCAGCACGTTCGCATCGTCGATTGTCGTCATCTGCAGCTCCTGCACCTTGCTCACCTTCTGATGCGGGTGCAGAATGCAAATCTTGATGCCTTCCTTGCCTCGTACGCCCTCAATCGC
Above is a genomic segment from Paenibacillus sp. YYML68 containing:
- a CDS encoding molybdenum cofactor guanylyltransferase, whose amino-acid sequence is MLTGIILAGGDSERMNGTNKSLLTLDDEMLVQRQIRLMKQICEEIIIVTNEPRPYLQRLDGTIRIITDYVTGIGPLGGMFSGLSLAQKDHAWVIGCDMPFISAKAARLMLAHKQQHGYEVVFPCIQQVVHPLHAIYDRSCVKAIERMLHHHDYALTKLHRYLNWDVLLERTFVHHDIESSFLYEIKTQEDYLTAVELLELRCPGA
- the thrC gene encoding threonine synthase translates to MKYISTRGQVAPIGFIDAVLMGLADDGGLLVPERMPQLTKEELAKWQSLSYPELALEIFSLYIEDEIPRDELKQLVDDSYATFRDEAVTPVRKLKDSQYVMELFHGPTFAFKDVALQFLGNLYSYISRRTSSIIHILGATSGDTGASAIEGVRGKEGIKICILHPHQKVSKVQELQMTTIDDANVLNLSVEGTFDDCQRIIKELFADVDFKHQYHLRAINSINIARILAQIVYYFYAYFRLAEQGQQGAVSFSVPTGNFGDIFAGYMAKQMGLPIHKLIVATNENNILARFVNEGLYQPGEFRGTHSPSMDIQVASNFERYLYYLNNGDADAVASLMARFKSEGSLTVTGDVLKQVQADFAAYSVENEECLDTISEYYKQHDYLLDPHTACGIAASDKLTAEGEVTVTLSTAHPAKFDEAIRLRSISQTYPEQIQALFDKPQFQKVVAGTNDAIKEQLVSFF